Proteins encoded by one window of Chondromyces crocatus:
- a CDS encoding vWA domain-containing protein: MRRLLSRLFLAVPLGLLSAAVHGACSPDSGVTQSSSSTTGGEDDGGLLDPPPDTGILDPDAACALVTEEAISVPLNLYILLDKSSSMAGDKWQSAKVGLTAFLNDARFEGIRVALRFFPRAADNVPACDQFAYKEPAVDYGPLPGNTSALLQALDAETPNGFNTPIYPALGGALLKGIEVAQNNPGEASAVLLVTDGQPAGPQGTCGGVNPEDPTVIANLARTGAQHDPPVLTYVIGLPGADQTFSNQVASAGGTSTAVLVSASNVAAEFQAALTRVTGDALPCEYELPTDVKQGNVAITSVNVLLTLGADEPSVLPQDAACDGAGWRYDIPGDPSHIELCPATCASLKQQDAAKIQILLGCTTIVQ, from the coding sequence ATGCGACGCCTGCTCTCCCGCCTCTTCCTCGCCGTGCCCCTCGGGTTGCTCTCCGCCGCGGTTCATGGCGCTTGCTCGCCGGACTCCGGGGTCACGCAGTCGTCGTCCAGCACGACCGGCGGCGAAGATGACGGCGGCCTGCTCGATCCGCCGCCGGACACGGGCATCCTGGATCCAGACGCCGCCTGCGCGCTGGTCACGGAGGAGGCCATCTCCGTCCCGCTGAATCTCTACATCTTGCTGGACAAGTCCTCCTCGATGGCAGGGGACAAATGGCAAAGCGCCAAGGTGGGGCTCACGGCCTTCCTGAATGACGCGCGCTTCGAGGGCATCCGCGTGGCCTTGCGGTTCTTCCCGCGCGCGGCCGACAACGTCCCCGCCTGCGATCAGTTCGCTTACAAGGAACCCGCGGTCGATTACGGGCCATTGCCTGGAAACACGAGCGCCCTCCTGCAGGCGCTCGATGCAGAGACCCCCAACGGGTTCAATACGCCCATCTACCCCGCGCTCGGTGGCGCTTTGCTCAAGGGCATCGAGGTCGCGCAGAACAACCCGGGAGAGGCCTCGGCCGTCTTGCTGGTGACGGATGGGCAACCGGCCGGCCCGCAAGGCACCTGTGGCGGTGTGAACCCCGAGGATCCCACGGTGATCGCGAACCTGGCGAGGACGGGGGCGCAGCACGACCCGCCGGTCCTCACGTACGTCATCGGGCTCCCCGGGGCCGATCAGACGTTTTCGAATCAGGTGGCGAGCGCGGGAGGCACCAGCACGGCCGTGCTCGTGAGCGCCAGCAACGTCGCGGCGGAGTTCCAGGCGGCGCTCACCCGCGTGACCGGTGACGCGCTGCCTTGCGAGTACGAACTACCGACCGACGTGAAGCAAGGGAACGTCGCGATCACGAGCGTGAACGTGCTTTTGACCCTGGGCGCCGACGAGCCGAGCGTGCTCCCCCAGGACGCCGCCTGTGATGGCGCTGGCTGGCGCTACGACATCCCGGGCGACCCGTCGCACATCGAACTCTGCCCCGCGACCTGCGCCTCCTTGAAGCAACAGGACGCCGCGAAGATTCAGATCCTGCTCGGCTGCACCACGATCGTTCAGTAA
- a CDS encoding serine/threonine protein kinase yields the protein MDPWGDDWKDEHDGFAPGDIVGKYELLYPAASGGMATVWAARRREAHGSGAEQVVAVKLVSDALHSDSDVRAMFLDEARAASLILHPNVVEIFACGEVRERPYIAMEWIDGESLAKLASAQNAKRSLLPLNWVLHVAVAACAGLHAAHEVRDDTGELLHLIHRDVTPQNVMVGFDGTVKVVDFGVAKSRAQTQVSKAGVIKGKTAYFSPEQVSGEKIDRRSDLFSFGCLLYLLVTGHPPFRGRGFMEVMAQITTRTPQAPLEIMPDLPPELDRIIMKALARDPNDRYQTAAELRKDLDKVRAGLGERMSKKDIGTLVSSLMPGVAEERTGKIVSAAEELDLYPPREEDDEFERPLRPEDGTEVMMRSVALLFAGGQEAPSSSAPKSVRRGDPSLLRKSDPGVSRRSEPDLSGRGELGSGRKSEPESTGGALKAASSGDPSSSREPKSSREPKSSREPKSSREPKPSSEPKLVLTPTKTTATSAEPSRSRAASVAVTKPAAPARRSPMALIVLGLLVVVIAVGAAVIKLKF from the coding sequence ATGGACCCGTGGGGCGACGATTGGAAAGACGAGCACGACGGCTTTGCGCCGGGTGACATCGTCGGCAAGTACGAGCTGCTTTACCCCGCAGCTTCTGGCGGCATGGCCACAGTGTGGGCTGCTCGACGCCGGGAAGCGCACGGTTCGGGGGCCGAGCAAGTCGTGGCGGTCAAGCTCGTCTCGGATGCGCTGCACAGCGACTCGGACGTGCGCGCCATGTTCCTGGACGAGGCCCGGGCGGCCTCGCTGATCCTCCACCCCAACGTGGTGGAGATCTTCGCCTGCGGCGAGGTCCGCGAGCGGCCCTACATCGCGATGGAGTGGATCGATGGCGAGTCCCTCGCCAAGCTGGCGTCTGCTCAGAACGCCAAGCGCTCCTTGCTCCCGCTCAACTGGGTGCTCCACGTCGCCGTCGCCGCCTGTGCCGGACTGCACGCGGCCCACGAGGTACGCGACGACACGGGTGAGCTGCTTCACCTGATCCACCGCGACGTGACCCCGCAGAACGTCATGGTGGGGTTCGATGGCACGGTGAAGGTCGTCGACTTCGGCGTCGCCAAGTCGCGCGCCCAGACCCAGGTCAGCAAGGCCGGCGTCATCAAGGGCAAGACCGCCTACTTCTCCCCCGAGCAGGTGTCGGGCGAGAAAATCGATCGGCGCAGCGACCTCTTCTCGTTTGGCTGCCTCCTCTACCTGCTGGTCACGGGCCATCCCCCGTTCCGCGGCCGCGGGTTCATGGAGGTGATGGCGCAGATCACGACGCGGACGCCGCAGGCACCGCTCGAGATCATGCCGGATCTCCCGCCCGAGCTGGACCGCATCATCATGAAGGCGCTGGCGCGCGATCCGAACGATCGCTACCAGACCGCGGCAGAGCTCCGGAAGGACCTCGACAAGGTGAGGGCCGGCCTGGGCGAGCGGATGTCGAAGAAGGACATCGGCACCCTCGTCTCCTCCTTGATGCCTGGCGTCGCGGAAGAGCGGACCGGCAAGATCGTGAGCGCCGCCGAGGAGCTGGACCTCTACCCGCCTCGCGAAGAGGACGACGAGTTCGAGCGACCCCTGCGCCCCGAAGACGGGACCGAGGTGATGATGCGCAGCGTGGCCCTGCTGTTTGCAGGTGGCCAGGAGGCGCCCAGCTCGAGCGCACCCAAGTCGGTCCGTCGAGGCGACCCCTCGCTGCTCCGCAAATCCGACCCGGGGGTCTCGCGACGCTCGGAGCCGGATCTGAGCGGGCGAGGCGAACTCGGGAGCGGAAGGAAGTCGGAGCCGGAGAGCACCGGCGGGGCCTTGAAAGCGGCCTCCTCGGGTGACCCCTCGTCGAGCCGCGAGCCGAAGTCGAGCCGCGAGCCGAAGTCGAGCCGCGAGCCGAAGTCGAGCCGCGAGCCGAAGCCGAGCAGCGAGCCGAAGCTGGTCCTCACGCCGACCAAGACGACGGCGACGAGCGCGGAGCCGAGCCGCAGCAGAGCGGCCAGCGTCGCGGTGACGAAACCGGCAGCGCCAGCGCGACGCAGCCCGATGGCGTTGATCGTGCTCGGACTGCTGGTGGTCGTCATCGCCGTCGGCGCCGCCGTGATCAAGCTCAAGTTCTGA
- the tssC gene encoding type VI secretion system contractile sheath large subunit: MEAQPAEATPEVPRTMLEEILASSRLPPGHEDYDAVGRGVRAVVGDVVRRRGADEKIDNALVDQIIAEIDAGLSRQIDEILHHPAVQRLEAAWRALKFVIDRVEFRENIRVELLNCSKEDLLADFEDSPEVVKSGLYKTVYSAEFGVFGGKPFGAIISSYEFGPSPQDIALLQKCASVAAMSHAPFFAAAGPLFFGQKNHLNLPHLGEIKAMFEGPQYIKYNSFRESEDARYVGLLLPRFLLRLPYGPSTMRVRAFAYEEDVVGNHEAFLWGNPAAAFATRLAESFARNRWCLNIVGPNSGGTVEGLVLHQYEAMGAIQTKIPVEVLLTERREFELAEEGFIGLAFRKDTTNACFFSANSVQKPKYYGISEEGRTAEMNFRLGTQLPYMFLISRLAHYIKVLQRENIGSWKERQDLEQEINSWLNQYVSDMDVVSPAVRSKRPLRRARVRVTDVAGNAGWYRVDLEVRPHLKYMGAMFNLNIVGKLEKE, encoded by the coding sequence ATGGAAGCCCAGCCCGCCGAGGCAACGCCCGAAGTCCCCCGGACGATGCTGGAGGAGATCCTGGCGAGCTCGCGGCTGCCGCCAGGGCACGAGGACTACGACGCCGTGGGCCGCGGCGTCCGCGCCGTGGTCGGTGATGTGGTCCGGCGCCGGGGCGCGGACGAGAAGATCGACAACGCGCTCGTCGACCAGATCATCGCCGAGATCGACGCCGGGCTGTCTCGCCAGATCGACGAGATCCTGCACCACCCCGCCGTTCAACGCCTGGAAGCGGCCTGGCGCGCCCTGAAGTTCGTCATCGATCGGGTCGAGTTCCGCGAGAACATCCGCGTCGAGCTCCTCAACTGTTCCAAGGAGGATCTGCTCGCCGACTTCGAGGACAGCCCCGAGGTGGTGAAGAGCGGTCTGTACAAGACCGTGTACTCCGCCGAGTTCGGCGTCTTCGGTGGCAAGCCGTTCGGCGCGATCATCTCCAGCTACGAGTTCGGCCCCAGCCCGCAAGACATCGCGCTGCTCCAGAAGTGCGCCTCGGTCGCGGCGATGTCGCATGCGCCCTTCTTCGCCGCCGCGGGTCCGCTGTTCTTCGGGCAGAAGAACCACCTGAACCTCCCTCATCTCGGGGAGATCAAGGCGATGTTCGAGGGCCCTCAGTACATCAAGTACAACTCGTTCCGCGAGAGCGAGGACGCGCGCTACGTGGGGCTGCTCTTGCCGCGGTTCCTGCTCCGGCTGCCCTATGGGCCGAGCACGATGCGCGTGCGCGCCTTCGCGTACGAAGAAGACGTGGTCGGCAACCACGAGGCGTTTCTCTGGGGCAACCCGGCCGCGGCGTTCGCCACGCGGCTCGCCGAGAGCTTCGCGCGCAACCGGTGGTGCCTCAACATCGTCGGGCCGAACTCCGGGGGCACGGTGGAAGGCCTGGTCTTGCATCAGTACGAGGCCATGGGGGCCATCCAGACCAAGATCCCGGTCGAGGTCTTGCTGACCGAGCGCCGCGAGTTCGAGCTGGCAGAAGAGGGCTTCATCGGGCTGGCGTTCCGCAAGGACACCACGAACGCCTGCTTCTTCTCGGCCAACTCGGTGCAGAAGCCGAAGTACTACGGGATCAGCGAGGAGGGTCGCACGGCCGAGATGAACTTCCGGCTGGGCACCCAGCTCCCTTACATGTTCCTCATCAGCAGGCTGGCGCACTACATCAAGGTGCTGCAGCGAGAGAACATCGGGAGCTGGAAGGAGCGGCAGGATCTGGAGCAGGAGATCAACTCCTGGCTGAACCAGTACGTCTCCGACATGGACGTGGTGTCGCCTGCGGTGCGCTCCAAGCGCCCCCTCCGCAGGGCCCGCGTGCGTGTCACCGATGTGGCGGGCAACGCCGGCTGGTACCGGGTGGATCTCGAGGTTCGACCTCACCTCAAGTACATGGGCGCGATGTTCAACCTGAACATCGTCGGCAAGCTGGAAAAGGAGTGA
- a CDS encoding AAA family ATPase produces the protein MHDVRALNELVAKESAFVDNLINEVGKVIVGQTYMIERILIGLLTGGHVLLEGVPGLAKTLTVRTLCDAIEAKFSRIQFTPDLLPADLVGTVIYNHQKGDFTSKLGPIFANLVLADEINRAPAKVQSALLEAMQERQVTIGDTTYPLPKPFVVMATQNPIEQEGTYRLPEAQVDRFMIMVKVGYPARAEERQIIDRTTAPVESKASKVTTPEELSRAASVVRDVYMDDRVKDYIVDVVFATREPAQKGMRDLSSLIEYGASPRASIALALAARAHAFLRHRGYVTPEDVKAIGPDVLRHRMVLTYEAEAEEVTAEQIVRRVFEVVEVP, from the coding sequence ATGCATGACGTCCGTGCCCTGAACGAGCTGGTGGCCAAGGAGAGCGCCTTCGTCGACAACCTCATCAACGAGGTCGGCAAGGTCATCGTCGGCCAGACTTACATGATCGAGCGGATCCTGATCGGGCTGCTCACGGGTGGCCACGTGCTGCTCGAAGGTGTCCCCGGTCTGGCCAAGACCCTCACGGTCAGGACCCTCTGTGACGCCATCGAGGCGAAGTTCTCGCGCATCCAGTTCACCCCCGACCTGCTCCCGGCGGACCTCGTCGGCACCGTCATCTACAACCACCAGAAGGGCGACTTCACGTCGAAGCTGGGCCCGATCTTCGCGAACCTCGTGCTCGCGGACGAGATCAACCGCGCCCCCGCCAAGGTGCAGAGCGCCCTGCTGGAGGCCATGCAGGAGCGGCAGGTCACCATCGGGGACACGACCTATCCTCTGCCCAAGCCCTTCGTGGTCATGGCCACCCAGAACCCCATCGAGCAGGAGGGGACCTACCGTCTCCCCGAAGCGCAGGTGGACCGCTTCATGATCATGGTGAAGGTGGGGTATCCCGCCCGCGCCGAGGAGCGGCAGATCATCGACCGCACCACGGCCCCGGTCGAGTCCAAGGCCAGCAAGGTCACCACCCCGGAGGAGCTCAGCCGGGCGGCGAGCGTGGTCCGGGACGTCTACATGGACGATCGGGTGAAGGACTACATCGTCGATGTGGTCTTCGCGACCCGGGAGCCCGCGCAGAAGGGCATGCGCGATCTCAGCAGCCTCATCGAGTACGGCGCCAGCCCGCGCGCCTCGATCGCGCTGGCCCTCGCCGCCAGAGCCCACGCCTTCCTCCGTCACCGCGGCTACGTCACCCCCGAAGACGTGAAGGCCATCGGGCCCGACGTGCTCCGGCACCGCATGGTGCTCACCTACGAAGCGGAGGCCGAGGAGGTCACGGCCGAGCAGATCGTTCGGCGCGTCTTCGAGGTGGTCGAGGTGCCGTGA
- a CDS encoding DUF58 domain-containing protein, with product MTRPADARKAEEPQEKRSSKPLPTELLRQLRRISIRTQRLATQELSGSYHSVFKGQGLSFREVRAYAPGDDVRWIDWNVSARMSEAFVKVFVEEREMTVMLVVDASQSEQFGTRRASKAQIAAEICALCAFSAIKNNDRVGLVLATEAIERLVPPLKGDKHVLRVVREILGHEPQYTGTNLKLALETLVKVAKRRSVAFVVSDFFATGFERALALAAAKHDVIPVMIVDPRDEELPDVGLATFEDLETGEEVVVDTSDRAVRDHYKKAMRKLRTDRDRLFKKLALDAVIVKVGENYVNPLRDLFARRARRLRR from the coding sequence GTGACCCGCCCCGCCGACGCGCGCAAAGCGGAAGAACCCCAGGAGAAGCGCTCGTCCAAGCCGCTTCCGACCGAGCTCCTCCGGCAGCTCCGGCGGATCTCGATCCGCACCCAGCGGCTGGCGACGCAGGAACTCTCGGGGTCTTACCACTCGGTCTTCAAGGGGCAGGGCCTCTCGTTCCGTGAGGTGCGCGCCTACGCGCCCGGCGACGATGTCCGCTGGATCGACTGGAACGTCTCCGCCCGCATGAGCGAGGCCTTCGTCAAGGTCTTCGTCGAAGAGCGCGAGATGACGGTCATGCTCGTCGTCGACGCCTCGCAGAGCGAGCAGTTCGGGACGCGCCGCGCGTCGAAGGCACAGATCGCTGCGGAGATCTGCGCCCTGTGTGCCTTCAGCGCGATCAAGAACAACGACCGGGTGGGGCTCGTGCTCGCCACCGAGGCCATCGAGCGGCTGGTCCCGCCGCTGAAGGGCGACAAGCACGTGCTGCGGGTGGTGCGCGAGATCCTCGGGCATGAACCCCAGTACACGGGCACGAACCTCAAGCTCGCGCTGGAGACCCTGGTCAAGGTGGCCAAGCGGCGCAGCGTGGCCTTCGTGGTCAGCGACTTCTTCGCCACCGGCTTCGAGCGCGCGCTCGCGCTGGCCGCCGCGAAGCACGACGTCATCCCGGTCATGATCGTCGACCCGCGTGACGAGGAGCTGCCCGACGTCGGGCTGGCCACCTTCGAGGACCTGGAGACGGGGGAAGAGGTGGTCGTCGACACCAGCGATCGCGCCGTCCGCGATCACTACAAGAAGGCCATGAGAAAGCTGCGCACCGATCGCGATCGCCTCTTCAAGAAGCTGGCGCTCGACGCGGTGATCGTGAAGGTGGGCGAGAACTACGTGAACCCGCTCCGCGATCTGTTCGCGCGGCGCGCCCGGAGGCTCCGGCGGTGA
- a CDS encoding vWA domain-containing protein: MSTAKRAILAVLATVIIAALALIYPWLVRREAWSGATWQQPWFLLGLILVPIVWYWGIFPQDARKPRLRVGTVSPLLTGPRGIRSYLRDLPGVLRAVSVALLILAMGRPVSVLRDQRSDDKGIDIVVALDLSGSMRAVLDAKPEDLPGSPRLAKNKRLTRLDVAKLVLQDFIGRRRTDRIGVIVFGKAAYVLSPPTMDYPLLSQLVSKMTLNVIDGSGTAIGDALGTASARLRRSDALSKVIILITDGDSNAGSISPEYAAQLAAGLGAKIHTIQIGSADEVDVEDGVDLFGQPRYARHRFPVNPELLREIAQKTGGEAYVATDAKALSASMHDVLDKLEKTRFEASIASYEDLFPLLLLPGVVLVALDALLRAWLLRRFP, from the coding sequence GTGAGCACCGCGAAGCGCGCGATCCTGGCCGTCCTCGCGACCGTGATCATCGCCGCGCTGGCCTTGATCTACCCGTGGCTCGTCCGGCGTGAAGCGTGGAGCGGAGCCACCTGGCAGCAGCCCTGGTTCTTGCTCGGCCTCATCCTGGTCCCCATCGTCTGGTACTGGGGCATCTTCCCTCAGGATGCGCGCAAGCCCAGGCTCCGCGTCGGGACGGTCAGCCCGCTGCTCACGGGCCCTCGTGGCATCCGCAGCTACCTGAGAGACCTTCCGGGCGTCCTGCGGGCGGTCTCGGTGGCCTTGCTGATCCTGGCCATGGGACGGCCGGTGAGCGTGCTGCGCGACCAGCGCTCCGACGACAAGGGGATCGACATCGTCGTGGCCCTCGATCTGTCGGGTTCGATGCGCGCGGTGCTCGACGCGAAGCCGGAGGATCTCCCGGGCAGCCCCCGGCTGGCCAAGAACAAGCGCCTCACCCGCCTCGACGTCGCCAAGCTCGTCCTCCAGGACTTCATCGGCCGGCGCAGGACCGACCGGATCGGCGTCATCGTCTTCGGCAAAGCAGCGTACGTACTCTCGCCGCCGACGATGGACTACCCGCTGCTGTCGCAGCTCGTCTCCAAGATGACGCTCAACGTCATCGATGGCAGCGGCACGGCGATCGGTGACGCCCTCGGCACGGCGTCGGCGCGGCTGCGGCGCAGCGACGCCCTCTCCAAGGTGATCATCCTCATCACCGACGGGGACTCGAACGCAGGTTCGATCTCGCCGGAGTACGCAGCCCAGCTCGCGGCTGGCCTCGGCGCCAAGATCCACACCATCCAGATTGGATCCGCCGACGAGGTGGATGTCGAGGATGGCGTCGATCTCTTCGGCCAGCCCCGCTACGCGCGGCACCGCTTCCCGGTCAACCCGGAGCTGCTCCGGGAGATTGCGCAGAAGACCGGCGGAGAGGCGTACGTGGCCACGGACGCCAAGGCCCTGAGCGCGAGCATGCACGACGTGCTCGACAAGCTCGAGAAGACACGCTTCGAGGCGTCGATCGCGTCCTACGAAGATCTGTTCCCCCTCCTTCTCCTGCCCGGCGTCGTGCTGGTGGCCCTCGATGCCCTGCTGCGCGCCTGGCTGCTCCGGAGGTTCCCGTGA
- a CDS encoding vWA domain-containing protein, with product MIFATPYWLIGIALAPLVGLLLVLGGLGTERAVKRFGDPERVRALTTSDPAKFRAWKGILLVLAIMTAFFAAARPQYGKGTRLVPATNVDVVVVLDYSKSMYARDVEPSRTFRAKVEVSRLIKDLEGARFAAVAFAGEPMSFPLTADGAAIAQFLRQLDPNDMPVGGTAIARALESARELLKNDPKAKDHKRIILLITDGEDLEGTPGAVAQSIGAEGTTIHVVQIGGRTPEPIPEISEDGRIVGWRKDRRGEPLTTALTVEGEAQLASIAQATPGGKLVRAEKGSTGIEEIAAELRRQMVSEYAERVETVYADVYFYPLGLTIVFLLAELYVTDGPRRRFTPRRPPPARRKRDALFGDKPTKERPVEVDHASA from the coding sequence GTGATCTTCGCGACGCCTTACTGGCTCATCGGCATCGCGCTCGCGCCGCTGGTCGGGCTCTTGCTCGTCCTGGGTGGGCTCGGCACGGAGCGTGCGGTGAAGCGCTTCGGGGATCCAGAGCGCGTGCGTGCGCTCACGACGAGCGATCCCGCCAAATTCCGGGCGTGGAAGGGGATCCTGCTCGTCCTCGCGATCATGACCGCCTTCTTCGCGGCAGCGCGACCGCAGTACGGCAAGGGCACCCGCCTCGTCCCGGCCACCAACGTCGATGTGGTGGTGGTCCTCGATTACTCGAAGAGCATGTACGCGCGTGACGTCGAGCCGTCGCGCACCTTCCGGGCGAAGGTGGAGGTGTCTCGGCTCATCAAGGACCTGGAAGGCGCCCGCTTCGCCGCCGTTGCCTTCGCCGGCGAGCCCATGAGCTTCCCGCTCACCGCCGATGGCGCCGCCATCGCCCAGTTCTTGCGTCAGCTCGATCCCAACGACATGCCCGTCGGCGGGACCGCCATCGCGCGCGCGCTCGAGTCGGCGCGCGAGCTTCTCAAGAACGACCCCAAGGCGAAGGATCACAAGCGCATCATCCTGCTCATCACGGACGGTGAAGACCTCGAAGGGACGCCGGGGGCCGTCGCGCAGTCGATCGGTGCGGAGGGAACCACCATCCACGTCGTCCAGATCGGCGGACGCACGCCCGAGCCCATCCCCGAGATCAGCGAAGATGGGCGCATCGTGGGGTGGCGCAAGGATCGTCGCGGGGAGCCGCTGACCACGGCGCTCACCGTCGAGGGGGAAGCGCAGCTCGCCTCGATCGCTCAGGCGACGCCGGGTGGGAAGCTCGTGCGTGCCGAGAAGGGCTCGACCGGCATCGAGGAGATCGCCGCCGAGCTGCGGCGGCAGATGGTCAGTGAGTACGCCGAGCGCGTGGAGACCGTGTACGCCGATGTCTATTTCTACCCGCTGGGCCTCACGATCGTGTTCCTGCTCGCCGAGCTTTACGTGACCGACGGGCCGCGGCGGCGCTTCACACCGAGGCGTCCTCCTCCGGCGAGACGCAAGCGAGACGCGCTCTTCGGTGACAAGCCCACCAAGGAGCGGCCTGTGGAGGTGGACCATGCCTCGGCGTGA
- a CDS encoding BatD family protein, producing MPCEHGSHGGAAPWGRDASVATTARPTPWRRLAGAVALVGVFLPRTALAQLDLTARASARQVEVGEPFTVEISTTVDQSTSMPGSPDLRPPAGIEIVGGPSISTGTSAHFRSGGAIVRRTFGATWQLIAGKQGSFTIPAPTVLWEGRRVSATPIPIKVTASTGRRRPQQPGFPPLLPGGPSSQFPWPFRGFDPFGSQQEEQAEEDPGSTELSMRSAPDPTVFLRAIADKTRAVVGEQITVSFYLYYRESLEMTERHDAPMPDFMRVPLLKNPGTDTPTHTLVGGRRYEVRLLDKLALFPLKAGDLRTGVTSARITGRRIGSRVLRQSNDIAIQITEPPQEDRPPGYRLGDVGKFTLSATVQPRKTTQGGSVSATVKITGTGNFPQNLRVPARTGIDWLDPEKRESIEPRGGVIGGYRTFGYVVRIEESGSVDLGTLELPYWDPEQRRYVVERAQLGVVEVTPTMPATPAASGSGSAAIAPPSPANRDPFAALPGPRATLSAFTPAPPPRLEGPTLWGLLATPPLLAGLLGVGERLARRARARRAAGDPPEKLAADAIREAAEAAERGDAKETAAAAERAIHRAIEAATGLLSRGVLLDALVDELTRKGLERGIAARARDVLADCDAIRFDPSATAAAATELVERARAVTTELARWKRA from the coding sequence ATGCCCTGCGAGCACGGTAGCCACGGCGGCGCTGCTCCGTGGGGCCGCGACGCCAGCGTCGCCACGACAGCCCGGCCCACGCCCTGGCGTCGCCTCGCGGGCGCCGTCGCGCTGGTCGGCGTGTTCCTTCCGAGGACTGCGCTCGCCCAGCTCGACCTCACCGCGCGCGCCAGCGCCCGGCAAGTCGAGGTCGGCGAGCCCTTCACCGTCGAGATCAGCACCACGGTGGATCAGAGCACCTCGATGCCCGGCAGCCCCGATCTGCGACCCCCGGCGGGCATCGAGATCGTGGGTGGCCCGAGCATCTCCACCGGGACCTCGGCGCACTTCCGCTCCGGAGGCGCCATCGTCCGGCGCACCTTCGGCGCCACCTGGCAGCTCATCGCGGGCAAGCAGGGGAGCTTCACCATCCCGGCCCCCACCGTGCTCTGGGAAGGTCGTCGCGTCAGCGCCACCCCCATCCCCATCAAGGTCACCGCGTCCACTGGACGCCGGAGGCCCCAGCAGCCCGGGTTCCCACCTCTCCTCCCCGGCGGCCCTTCGTCGCAGTTCCCCTGGCCCTTCCGCGGGTTCGATCCCTTCGGCTCCCAGCAGGAAGAACAGGCCGAAGAGGATCCCGGCTCGACGGAGCTCAGCATGCGCTCTGCTCCGGACCCCACGGTGTTCTTGCGCGCCATCGCGGACAAGACGCGCGCCGTCGTGGGCGAGCAGATCACCGTCTCTTTCTACCTGTACTACCGCGAGAGCCTCGAGATGACGGAGCGGCACGACGCTCCCATGCCCGATTTCATGCGTGTGCCGCTGCTCAAGAACCCGGGCACCGACACGCCAACGCACACCCTCGTCGGTGGACGTCGCTACGAGGTCCGACTCCTGGACAAGCTCGCGCTCTTCCCGCTCAAGGCGGGCGACCTGCGCACCGGCGTCACGAGCGCGCGCATCACGGGCCGCCGCATCGGCTCTCGTGTGCTCCGGCAGTCGAACGACATCGCCATCCAGATCACCGAGCCTCCCCAGGAGGATCGCCCGCCGGGCTACCGTCTCGGTGACGTCGGCAAGTTCACGCTGAGCGCCACGGTGCAGCCGCGCAAGACCACCCAGGGCGGCTCCGTCTCGGCGACCGTCAAGATCACCGGCACCGGCAACTTCCCGCAGAACCTGCGGGTGCCCGCGCGCACCGGCATCGACTGGCTGGACCCGGAGAAGCGCGAATCCATCGAGCCTCGCGGCGGCGTCATCGGCGGCTACCGCACCTTCGGGTATGTCGTCCGCATCGAGGAGAGCGGGTCCGTCGACCTGGGCACCCTCGAGCTGCCGTACTGGGATCCGGAGCAGCGCCGTTACGTCGTCGAGCGAGCCCAGCTCGGCGTCGTGGAGGTCACCCCGACGATGCCGGCGACCCCAGCGGCTTCCGGCTCGGGCTCCGCGGCGATCGCGCCTCCCTCCCCCGCCAACCGCGATCCTTTCGCGGCGCTCCCTGGGCCTCGCGCCACGCTCAGCGCCTTCACGCCAGCCCCCCCGCCTCGCCTCGAGGGCCCGACCCTCTGGGGACTGCTCGCCACCCCACCCCTCCTGGCAGGGCTCCTCGGCGTGGGTGAGCGCCTGGCCCGTCGCGCCCGGGCACGACGCGCCGCCGGGGATCCCCCGGAGAAGCTCGCAGCGGACGCCATCCGCGAGGCCGCCGAGGCTGCCGAACGCGGGGACGCCAAGGAGACCGCAGCGGCCGCCGAGCGCGCCATTCATCGAGCCATCGAGGCCGCCACCGGCCTGCTCTCGCGTGGCGTCCTGCTCGACGCGCTCGTCGACGAGCTCACCCGCAAGGGCCTGGAGCGCGGCATCGCGGCGCGCGCCCGTGACGTGCTGGCCGACTGCGACGCCATTCGCTTCGATCCGAGCGCCACCGCCGCCGCTGCCACCGAGCTGGTGGAGCGTGCCCGCGCCGTCACCACGGAGCTTGCGCGATGGAAGCGCGCCTGA